Genomic window (Deltaproteobacteria bacterium):
GCGTGGCGGTGGGCGGCGCTGTGGTCGGCTGCGCTGGCGGCCGAGGTGCGCCGGCGCGCGCGCTCCTGGGACGCCGCCGTCGCCCACTGGCTCGTGCCGTGCGGCGCGGTCGCCGCCGCCCTGGTGCGGCGGCCGCTCGTCGCCGTCGCGCACTCGGGCGACGTCCACCTGCTCGCGCGCACTCGCCTGGCGGCGCCGGTCGCCGCGCTGCTGGCGCGCGCCGGTGCGCGCGTCGTGTTCGCGGCGCCGGCCGTGCGCGCGCGGTTCGAGGCGGCCGCCGGGCGCGCGGCGCGCGGGCTCGACGCCGGCGTCACGCCGATGGGAATCGACGCGCGCCGGTTCGCGGCGCTGCCGCGGAGGCCGCGCCGCGGCGACACCGTGCTGTTCGTCGGCCGCCTCGTGCCGGTCAAGGGGGTCGACGTGCTGGTCGACGCGTTCGCCCGCGTTCGCGCGGACGCGCGCCTCGTGATCGCCGGCGACGGCCCGGAGGCGGCGCGCCTGCGGGCGGCGGCCGGGCCGCGCGTCGAGTTCGCCGGCGAGGTGCGCGGCGCCGCGCGCGATCGGCTGCTCGCGGCGGCCGACGTGGTCGTGGTGCCGTCGGTCGAGGTCGAGGGCGGCCGCAGCGAGGGCACGCCGGTCGTCGCCCTCGAGGCGATGGCGGCGGGCGTGCCGGTGGTCGCGACGCGCGCGGGCGGCCTCGCGGACCTGCCCGGGGACGTGGTCGATCGCGTGCCGCCGAGCTGCCCGATCGCGCTCGCGGCGGCGATCGAGCGCGGCCTCGCCGGCGACCCCGCGCGGGTGGCGCGCGCGCGCCGGTTCGCGCTGGCGCACGACTGGTCGGCGGTCGGGCCGCGCCTGGTACCGCCCGCGATCGCGGCTCGCCTCGCGGGGCCGCCGGGCGGGCCGCGGTGACGGAACCCACCGAAATGAGGGGGATTCCACGCTGCCGCAGTGCGTAATGCGCTACGCGCGCGCCGCGTAGGTGCGCGCCGGACTACGCATCCCAGGCCCCGGGGAGTCCCCGG
Coding sequences:
- a CDS encoding glycosyltransferase, with product MGAASRAAGGAARAGRAAGAVMRIGVVTTSFPRGPDDWAGGFVAGHVSWLRSQGIDVDVVAAGDGPGRVAPGAALFYGEGAPDRLARDRRAWRWAALWSAALAAEVRRRARSWDAAVAHWLVPCGAVAAALVRRPLVAVAHSGDVHLLARTRLAAPVAALLARAGARVVFAAPAVRARFEAAAGRAARGLDAGVTPMGIDARRFAALPRRPRRGDTVLFVGRLVPVKGVDVLVDAFARVRADARLVIAGDGPEAARLRAAAGPRVEFAGEVRGAARDRLLAAADVVVVPSVEVEGGRSEGTPVVALEAMAAGVPVVATRAGGLADLPGDVVDRVPPSCPIALAAAIERGLAGDPARVARARRFALAHDWSAVGPRLVPPAIAARLAGPPGGPR